One Indicator indicator isolate 239-I01 chromosome 21, UM_Iind_1.1, whole genome shotgun sequence DNA segment encodes these proteins:
- the CHST14 gene encoding carbohydrate sulfotransferase 14: MLPRPPFPAEGRRAVPAGRSRARPRGAGGGTVLLPSMLMFGVILASSGLLLMIEKGILAEVKPLRPAAAETAGPGRGGGEGAQAELELQVLRDIRNRTIRSVCGQRAMPRSVWDLPAGQRRTVLRHLLVSDRYRFLYCYVPKVACSNWKRILKVLAGALESVDVRMKMDHKSDLVFLGDMKPDEISYRLKHYYKFIFVRNPMERLLSAYRNKFGEIKEYQQKYGVEIVRRYRKSGGSSAGDDVTFSEFLRYLLDEDVERMNEHWMPIYNLCQPCAVRYDFIGSYERLNADANYVLEQVRSPSSVRFPERQAWYKPVTAETLQYYLCSAQRRLLKELLPKYILDFSLFAYPLPNVTSEFCRQ; the protein is encoded by the coding sequence ATGCTGCCCCGACCGCCGTTCCCCGCGGAGGGCAGGCGAGCAGTGCCCGCGGGCCGCAGCCGGGCCCGGCCGCGGGGTGCCGGCGGCGGCACGGTGCTGCTGCCGTCCATGCTGATGTTCGGCGTCATCCTGGCTTCCAGCGGGCTGCTGCTGATGATCGAGAAGGGGATCCTGGCGGAAGTGAAGCCGCTGCGCCCTGCCGCGGCGGAGACGGCAGGGCCAGGCCGTGGCGGCGGCGAAGGAGCCCAGGCGGAGTTGGAGCTCCAGGTGCTGCGGGACATCCGCAACCGCACCATCCGCAGCGTCTGCGGGCAGCGCGCCATGCCCCGCAGCGTCTGGGACCTACCGGCCGGGCAGCGGCGCACGGTGCTGCGGCACCTCCTGGTCAGCGACAGGTATCGCTTCCTGTACTGCTACGTGCCCAAGGTGGCCTGCTCCAACTGGAAGCGCATCCTGAAGGTGCTGGCCGGGGCGCTGGAGAGCGTCGACGTCAGGATGAAGATGGACCACAAGAGCGACCTCGTGTTCCTTGGAGACATGAAGCCAGACGAGATCAGTTACCGCCTGAAGCACTACTACAAGTTCATCTTCGTGCGGAACCCTATGGAGAGGCTGCTGTCAGCCTACAGGAACAAGTTTGGGGAGATCAAGGAGTACCAGCAGAAGTATGGGGTGGAGATCGTCAGGCGCTATCGGAAGAGTGGGGGGAGCTCGGCAGGAGACGATGTGACCTTCTCCGAGTTTCTGCGCTACCTGCTGGACGAGGATGTGGAGCGGATGAACGAGCACTGGATGCCTATCTacaacctgtgccagccctgtgccGTGAGGTACGACTTCATCGGCTCCTACGAGCGTCTGAACGCCGACGCCAACTACGTCCTGGAGCAGGTCCGGTCGCCCTCCTCCGTGCGCTTCCCCGAGCGGCAGGCATGGTACAAGCCCGTGACGGCCGAGACACTGCAGTACTACCTGTGCAGCGCCCAGCGCCGCCTGCTCAAGGAGCTGCTACCAAAGTACATCCTGGATTTCTCCCTCTTTGCCTACCCCCTCCCCAACGTAACCAGCGAGTTCTGCCGGCAGTAA
- the BAHD1 gene encoding bromo adjacent homology domain-containing 1 protein: MTHARKKQLFLLKHPAGSAGQTSSPTGSSRMERAEAECDEQQDGGGSEAPACPSGCLGTSKAKGLHEVRKTYPLRRRLLPSVSKKTCKVLLTRLEDVAVSLSKQAQSCQKKDLPSWMEGLGPALFPEPVGAGKRRDSSGEKFRDSAAGVGQEPRKRRLASLNAEAVNNLLLERDEAACPGRRLRRDPARVDCMPRGLPCKAGDSWPTMGKAALARPGRVKSRHEHSQKCGSCDQVPSEGLEDGAKREDRAIPYHPTPKRLASLNATAFLKLTHEKDQPLKPRSKSDGDGKSENHCLKSVLKWAKAGRKNCVKAKKEVAGLKVEGQRGWQGLALGAFGKGEQQDSSRLYGTVEPVPYESLSSSYASTEGFYHRLPLLMGGQASMKPEYGRPGEKSPTPKQELHQPSFPVQQFPPLPMPGNHADCGCLFESSDLPPLNGFYVCYGQSGYSGYPHCSLYPKDQLSQPAACEGLLVSPSSLPSGAHFQPLHWCSSPYCCGEGTAISSYNVCGVLQVPEGRVGSLHTGRSTYPYKMPFAAEGCKSLDQLNLTIPMAGHPASPAHPLSGCPVPSVPPAAEPVPHLQTPNSDPQSTARECPQSSKPPSGSKSGLRNAPGCLHASDSKAAGAHCHPKQQRIGRRRATNGWMPVGTACEKAVYVVNEPEPAVRKSYQAVERDGEVIRVRDTVLLKSGPRKKSMPYVAKISALWEDPKTGELMMSLLWYYRPEHTQGGRSPSMHQNEIFASRHQDENSVACIEEKCYVLTFAEYCRFCALAKRRVEGIPGRKAVMVPPSEEYTTPLHRKVPEDTDPELVFLCRHVYDFRHGRILKNPQ; this comes from the exons ATGACGCATGCCCGGAAGAAACAACTTTTCCTTCTGAAGCACCCAGCTGGTTCTGCTGGCCAGACTTCCTCACcgacaggcagcagcaggatggagaggGCTGAGGCTGAGTGTGATGAGCAGCAAGACGGAGGTGGCAGCGaggccccagcctgtcccagcgGCTGCCTGGGGACCAGCAAGGCCAAGGGCCTGCACGAAGTGCGCAAGACCTACCCCCTGCGGCGCCGGCTGCTGCCCTCAGTCAGCAAGAAGACCTGCAAGGTGCTCCTCACCAGGCTGGAGGACGTGGCTGTCTCCCTGTCAAAGCAGGCCCAGAGCTGCCAAAAAAAGGACCTTCCCAGCTGGATGGAAGGCTTGGGACCTGCACTCTTCCCCGAGCCCGTGGgtgcagggaagaggagggattCCTCCGGGGAGAAGTTCAGAGACAGTGCTGCGGGAGTGGGGCAGGAGCCCCGGAAGCGCCGCCTGGCCTCGCTCAACGCCGAGGCGGTGAACAACCTGCTGCTGGAGCGCGATGAGGCCGCGTGCCCCGGCCGGCGCCTCCGCAGGGACCCGGCCCGGGTGGACTGCATGCCCAGGGGCTTGCCCTGCAAGGCTGGGGACAGCTGGCCCACAATGGGCAAGGCGGCGCTGGCCAGACCAGGCAGGGTCAAGAGCCGGCATGAGCACAGCCAGAAGTGTGGCAGCTGCGACCAGGTGCCGAGTGAGGGCTTGGAGGATGGGGCAAAGAGGGAGGATAGGGCCATCCCCTACCATCCCACCCCAAAGAGGCTGGCCAGCCTGAATgccacagccttcctgaagcTGACTCACGAGAAAGACCAACCCCTGAAGCCAAGGAGTAAATCAGACGGAGACGGCAAGTCCGAGAACCACTGCTTGAAGTCAGTGCTCAAATGGGCCAAAGCTGGTAGGAAGAACTGTGTCAAGGCCAAGAAGGAGGTGgctggtttgaaagtggagggTCAGCGTGGCTGGCAGGGACTTGCTCTAGGAGCTTTTgggaaaggagagcagcaggactccTCTAGGCTCTATGGGACAGTGGAGCCTGTCCCTTACGAGTCGCTGTCTAGCTCCTATGCCAGCACAGAGGGTTTCTACCACAGACTGCCTTTGCTCATGGGTGGCCAAGCTTCCATGAAGCCAGAGTATGGAAGACCTGGAGAGAAGTCCCCAACCCCCAAACAGGAGCTTCATCAGCCTTCCTTTCCTGTGCAGCAGTTCCCTCCCCTGCCCATGCCTGGGAACCATGCGGACTGTGGGTGCCTCTTTGAGTCCTCGGATCTGCCGCCGCTGAACGGCTTTTACGTCTGCTATGGCCAAAGTGGGTACAGTGGCTACCCCCACTGCTCTCTCTACCCCAAGGACCAGCTGtcacagcctgctgcctgcGAGGGGCTCTTGGTGTCACCCAGCTCCTTGCCCTCGGGTGCTCATTTCCAGCCATTGCACTGGTGTAGCTCCCCATACTGCTgtggggagggcacagccatcAGCAGCTACAATGTTTGCGGGGTGCTGCAGGTGCCTgagggcagggtgggcagccTGCACACAGGGCGCAGCACCTATCCCTACAAAATGCCTTTTGCAGCAG AAGGCTGCAAGTCTCTGGACCAGCTGAACCTCACAATCCCCATGGCAGGACACCCCGCGTCACCTGCCCACCCGCTCTCAGGATGTCCTGTACCCAGCGTGCCACCGGctgcagaacctgttcctcaCCTGCAGACCCCCAACTCTGACCCCCAGAGCACAGCCCGAGAATGTCCACAGAGCTCCAAGCCTCCCAGCGGCTCCAAGTCCGGGCTGCGGAACGCCCCCGGCTGCCTGCACGCCTCGGACAGCAAGGCCGCAGGGGCTCATTGCCACCCCAAGCAGCAGCGCATCGGCAGGAGGAGAGCCACCAATGGCTGGATGCCCGTGGGCACCGCCTGTGAGAAGGCTGTCTACGTGGTG AACGAACCGGAGCCAGCTGTTCGCAAGAGCTACCAGGCTGTGGAGAGGGACGGGGAAGTCATCCGGGTGCGGGACACTGTGCTGCTGAAGTCAGGGCCCCGCAAGAAGTCCATGCCCTACGTTGCCAAGATCTCGGCGCTGTGGGAAGACCCCAAAACAG GGGAGCTGATGATGAGCCTGCTGTGGTACTACAGACCTGAGCACACTCAGGGAGGCCGCAGCCCCAGCATGCACCAG AATGAGATCTTTGCATCCCGGCACCAGGACGAGAACAGCGTGGCCTGCATTGAGGAGAAGTGCTATGTGCTGACCTTTGCAGAGTACTGCAG ATTTTGTGCCTTGGCCAAGCGCCGAGTGGAAGGCATCCCGGGCAGGAAGGCTGTGATGGTTCCTCCCTCAGAGGAGTACACCACGCCCCTGCACCGCAAGGTGCCTGAGGACACCGACCCCGAGCTGGTCTTCCTCTGCCGCCATGTCTACGACTTCCGGCACGGCCGCATCCTCAAGAACCCGCAGTAG